GACGCAGGTACGCGGTGATCCGCTCGACGGCGGTCCCGGGCGTGCGCAGCTGCGCCTCGGCGGCCGCCAGAAGCTCGTCCGCGCTGCGCTGCACGGCTTCCAGCGCCAGCTCCCGCTTGCCGGAGAAGTGGTGGTACATGCTGCCTTGCCCGGCGCCGGCGTGCTGCTGGATGGCCTTGGGGCTGGTGCCCACGTAGCCGCGTTCCCACAGCAGCTCGCGGGTGCTGTCGATGAGCTGGTCCCGGGTGTCCACGCCGAACACTGTACATACTAGTAGGTACAGAGGCCAGAGTGCGGCCTCCCGCACATCCCGGAGGACCACCCGCTCAGCGCGGAGATCCGGGAGGCCGAGCGGTTGCTGGACCGCCTCGCCGTGCTCTGACGCCCGCGACCGCCGGTCAGCGCGATCGGTGACGGTCGGCTAGCCCCGTCTTTCGCACGTGAGGGTGGTTGGGGCCGGAACAGCGATTGGTCTTGATCATCTTATCGTGGTGGGATGCGGGAACGACGGTCTCGGCAGCCGATGGCCTATGGCGGGCCGAGTGTGGAGAAGATGCTGGGTGCGTTGCCGGTGGTGGCCGAGTACTGCCACCGGCTGGACCTGGCCGGGATCGTCGATCGGGCCTGCCCGATCCGGGCGGATGTGGCGATCCTGACCCATGGTCAGGTGATCGAGGCGCTGGTGGCGAACCGGCTGACGTCGCCGTCGCCGTTGTACCGGGTGCAGGACTGGGCACGCGCCTGGGCGGTCGAGGAGGCGCTCGACGTGGACCCGGCCGCGCTGGGTGATGACCGGATCGCCCGTGCTTTGGACGCGATCGCGCCGGAACTCGACAGGATTGTCGGATCGGTTGGGGCGCAAGCGATCGCCGCGTTCGGGGTCGATGTGTCCCGGCTGCACTGGGACATGACCTCGATCTCGCTGTATGGCGCCTACGAGCAGGCCGATGACCAGTTCGCGACCCCGAAGTTCGGTCATCCGAAGGACCGCCGCCCGGATCTGAAGCAGGTCCAGGCCGGGCTGGCGGTCACCGGGGATGGCGGGATCCCGCTCTGGCACCGCGCCTACGACGGCAACGCCGGCGAGGTGGCCCAGGTCGTGGGTGCGATGACCGCGTTGAAAGACGTCGCCGGGCCGAGGAGTTTCCTGCTCGTCGGCGACTCCAAACTCATCTCCTACGGCAATCTGCACGCGATGATCACAGCCGGGGTGGAGTTCATCGCCCCGGCGTCCAAGCTCTACGTCGGTGCCGCCGAGCTGGCCGGGCTCGACATCGACGAAGCCACCACCGTGGACTACACCGCGGAACGTGACGCGGGCAAGCCCGCCGATCACGCTGGCGCCTGGCGGGTGCGTGAGGACACGCTGACCGTGCCCGGCAAGAAGAAGACCGATCCCGCGCTCCGGTTGCGGCGGGTGTTCGTGCACTCCAGCGCGCGAGCCGCGGCGGCCGTCACGGCACGGGCCAAGAAGCTCGACCGCGCCCGCGACGACCTGGAACGGCTGACTCGCGGCCTGGGATCGCGGCACTACCCGGCTGAGCAGGCCGTGACCGACCGGGTCACCGCCATCGCCCGCGACCGCCGGGTGAAAACCTATCTGCGCAGCGAGACCGGCACCGACCCCGCCACCGGCAAACCCACCCTGACCTGGTGGTTCGACCAGGCCGCCCTGGACACGGAAGCTGCTACCGACGGCTGGTACGCCCTGCTCACCAACCTGCCCGCCACCATCGACGCCGCCTCGGTGCTGATCCGCTACAAGGGCCAGGAAGGGGTGGAACGCCGTTACAGCGCGTTCAAGGGCCCACTCGCGGTCGCGCCGATGTTCCTCAAGACCAACCGGCGCATCGAAGCCCTGATCACCGTGATCTGCCTGGCACTGCTGATCTTCTGCCTGGTCGAGCGTTCCGTTCACCGAGCCCTCGCCCCGGACACCACCATGACCGGGCTGTATCCCGGCCAGAAGGCCAAGCCCACCGGCATGCTCATTTTCCAGGCCCTGGCCGGGCTACGGCTGATCCCGGCCACCAACGGCCAACCCGCGACCATCCCGCAACCCGGCCCTGTCCAGGCCCGACTACTCGACCTTCTTGCCGTCGACCCCACCCAACCACCATGATCAACGAATCCCGGCGATTTCCGGGAGCATCTCACTCACTCCCATGTGCGAAAGACAGGGCTAGCGCGTGTCACGCGGTCCGGTGCGCTCCCTCCCCCTCGGCGCGCCGGCCCGCACCACCAGCGCAGATCGCCACCCACGGTTGCGCCTATCGGGTAATCATCACTCAATCGTGTAAAGCCAGTGGCGTCTCGCGCGCTTGAGAAGTAGGCGTCCGCGAGGGTCGCACGCCGAAAGCGTGGGGGTGGGCATGGGATTCATCACCGGTCGTGAAGAACTTCCGATCAGCGAAGCCGAGGTGCCCGAAGGCTACCGACGGGCGAACGAAATGCCGGAGGCCACCGCGGCGGCGGTCTCGGCGGCCGACCCGCACCAGCGGTGGAGCCGGTTCGTCGGCGGCGGCGACGGCATCCTCTACGGCGTCCAGGCGGACGGGGCGCTGTACTGGTTCCGGCACAAGGGCTGGTCCACCGCCGCGTTCGACTGGGCGGGCGGCGGCTTCGGGGTGCAGATCGGCTCCGGGTGGCAGGACTTCGTCACCGTGCTCGGCGACACCGACGGCGTCCTCTACGGCGTGCGCGGGAACGGGACCGTGCTGTACTACCAGCGGATCGTCACCGACCTGGAGACCGGCGCGGGCTACTGGGCCAACGGCGGCACCGGCGTCGTCGTCGGGACCGGGTTCAACGCCTACCCGCGGATCTTCGGCGGCCCGGGCGGGAGCATCTGGTGCGTCGACGCTGACGGCGTCCTCTACCGGTCGCGGCGGATCAACGGCACCTTCGAGACGCCGCAGGCACTCGGCAGCGGGTTCAACGTGGCTCGCTACCTGTTCGCCGACAGCGGGAACGTCATCTACGCCGTCGGCGGCACCGGCGCGCTCACCTGGTTCCGCTACCGCGACGGTGAGGGCTGGGCGAACGACGGGTCGCCCATCGTGATCGGCGACAGCGACTGGTTCGAGCTCATCCGCCGGGACCTGTTCACCGGCGTCGCCAACGGCGCCATCTACCTCATCCGGATCGACCACTCGACCGAGCCCGGCGACGACGGCGACCTCATCGAGCTGCGGATGACCAATTCCCAGACGGTCGACACCGACGGCGGGGCGCGGTGGATCAACAACTCGACCGGCAAGCTGGTCGGCCAGGGCTTCACCATCGAGCGCAGCGTCGGGCTGCAGGGGTACGCGCGGCGGCAGAGCGTGCCCGCCGGCGGCCGGGTGTCCGTCGCGCTGTCGACGGCGTTCAGCTCGGTCACCGCGCAGGTCGTGCGCGTGGTGCCCGGCGGGGACACGCCCACGGCCGTCACCGGGACGACGACCGTCACCGGCGGGATCCAGGCGCTGCCGTCGAACTACCGCTCGGCCGGGTGCGGCTGGGCCGAGCGCTACGGCGTCGCCATCCCCGCCGGCTGGCCGTCCGGGGTGTACTCGGCCCAGTTCACCGGGCCGTTCAACCGGGTGCAGCACATCCCGTTCGTGGTGCGGCCGGCGGCACCCGCGCACAAGATCGCGGTGGTCCTGCCGACCAACACCTACCACGCCTACAACGGCTGGGGCGGGCACGACCAGTACTCCGAAGGCCAGCCCGGCGTCCGGCGCGTGATCTCGTTCCTGCGGCCCAGCTACGACTGGCTGATCGCGCCGAAGGGGCAGTACGACAACGAGTTGTGGAGCGACCTGGAACTGCTGCGGTGGCTCAGCGGCGAGCAGATCGGGTTCGACTGCTACACCGACTACGACCTGCACGCCGGTGGCTGGCTCTCGGCGTACAGCGCGATCGTGCTCGGCGCGCACCCGGAGTACTTCTCGATGACCATGCGCACCAACCTGGCGAACTACATCGCGGCGGGCGGCAGCGTCATCGCGACCGGTGGCAACCAGATCTACGAGCGCGCCGAGTTCAACACCGACGGCACCACGCTGACGTTCCGCGCCGCGGACGGCAGCCGCGACCTGTTCCTCGACCACTACGACCTGCCGGAGTCGCAGCTGCTCGGCGTCAACTTCGAATACGAGGGCTGGATGACGTTCGCGCCGTACCGGGTGCTGCGCGACCACCCGTTCCTGGCCGGGACGGGCCTGTCGGTGGGCGACGAGTTCGGCGCAGACGGCCGCAACGGCGCGGCGAGCGCGTGGGAGTTCGACACCCTGCAGGGCTTCGACGGCGAGGTGCCGCCGTCCGCGGTCATCGCGCAGGGCACGAACCCGACCGACCGCGCGGGCGCGGCCATGGTCTGCAGGGAACTCCCGGGCGGCGGCTTCGTGTTCAGCACGTCGTCGCTGACGTTCAACGGCGCGATCCGGGTGGACCCGGCGGTGCAGCAGCTGCTGCGGAACGTCTTCGCCCGGGCGGTGGCCCGGCCGATGCCGGGTGCGTGACCGGCGCGGGGTGGTCCGGCTCGCCGGACCGCCCCGGACTGCCCGCGCCAGGCCCGCCGGCTAGGTCAGCGGCGGGCCGACGTCGGTGGTGCGGGTCCGCAGCAGGCTCGCGACGACCGCCGTCGCGAGGATCAGGCCGACCACTCCCAGCGAAAGCCCCGTCGGGATCTTCCAGACCTCCAGCAGCAGCATCTTCACGCCGACCCAGACGAGGACCAGCGCCAGGCCGAGCTTGAGGTAGACGAACCGGTGCATGAGGTCGGCGAGCAGGAAGTACAGCGCGCGCAGGCCGAGGATGGCGAACGCGTTCGAGGTGAAGACCAGGAACGGCTCCTGCGTCACCGCGAAGATCGCCGGGATCGAGTCGACCGCGAAGACCACGTCGGTGACCTCGATCAGCACCAGCACCGCCAGCAGCGGCGTCGCCACCCATCGGCCCGCCTCGCGGACGAGGAACTTCTTGCCGTGGTGGACATCCGTCGACGGGACGAGCCGGCGGAACACGCGCAGGACGACGTTCTGCTCGTAGTCCACCGGTCCCGAGCGGTGCAGCGCCATCCGGATGCCGGTCAGGACGAGGAAAGCGCCGAACACGTAAAGGATCCAGGCGAAGCTCGCCAGCAGCGCCGAGCCGGCGGCGATGAACACCGCCCGGAAGACCAGTGCGCCGATGACGCCGTAGAACAGGATGCGGTGCTGGTGTTCGCGGGGCACGGCGAAGTAGCCGAAGATGATCGCGAACACGAAGACGTTGTCGACGGCCAGGGACTTCTCGATCACGTACCCGGCGAAGTACTGGCCCGCGAGCTCCGCGCCCCAGACCCACCACACGACGGCGCCGAACGCGACGCCGAGCGCGACCCACACGCCGGACCACGTCAGCGCTTCGCGGACGCCGACGACGTGCGCTTTGCGGTGGGCGAACAGGTCGACCGCGAGCATCAGCAGGATGACGCCCAGCACGGCGGCCCAGGCCCAGAAGGGGACGGTCACGGCACACTCCTCCGGTTCGGTGGCGAACCGGAGGTCTTCCCGACCACGCGAGCGTGGCGCCGGCACCGGGTCTGCGCAGGGGCAGCCGTATTGACGATGCCGGACCGGGGCGGGTACTCCCCTCCGTCTCCTTCAGAATGACGAACTGTGCTTCGTCTGTCAAGTGTGGACGGCTAAGCTGCCCGCATGGCCACGTGGACGTTCCTGAGCAACCACGCGCACGTTCTGCTGTGCCTGGCGGAAGATCCCGACCACCGGCTGCACGACATCGCCGAGCGCGTCGGCATCACCGAACGTGGCGTACAGCTCATCCTGGCGGACCTGATCGCGGACGGCTACGTCGAGCGCGAGCGCGTGGGCCGCCGCAACCACTACACGATCCACCCGGAAAGCCGACTGCGTCACCCGCTGGAGGCACACCACCGGGTGGCGGAACTGGTCGAGGCGCTCGGGCCGGCCCCGCGTCACCAGACGAACTGCTGACCGCCGTCGATGTCTTAGGTCGCGCCCGTCAGCGCCGTGTTCGTCATGAGGTGGACCGCCAGCGCGGCTACGTCCGCCGGCCCGACCACGCGGCCGATCGGGAGCGTCGCCCGCAGTTCGGCGCGGCGCTCCTCCAGCTTGTCCCCGAGCAGGGCCGCCGACAGCGGGGTGTCGACGAACCCCGCGGCGATCAGGTTGACGCGCACCGGTGCCAGCTCCAGGGCGAGCGCCGCGGTGAACGGCGGCAGCGCGGCCGTCGCGGCCGAGACGATGCCGAGGCCGTGCCCGATGCGCCGGCCGCCGGTGCCGCCCGTCAGCAGGAGCGAGCCGCCGGGGCGCATTTTCGGCGCGGCGTGCCGCGCGATCTCGAGCGCGGCCGCGATGTGGTCGCTGAGCGCGGTGCGCACGTCCTCGGCGCTCATTTCGAGCAGCGGCCCGTAGTGCGGAGCGCCCGCGGTGACCAGCACGTGGTCGATCGTCCCGGGAAGGGCCGCGAAGAAGCTCGCGACCGCGGCCGCGTCGGAGGCGTCGAACGCGGCCGTGTCCCGCGCGCCCAGTTCCTCGGCCGCTCGTTCGAGCTTGCCGGGATCGCGGCCGGTCAGCACGACGTCGGCACCTTCGGACCGGGCCAGCCGCGCCGTTGCGAACCCGATGCCGGCGCTCCCGCCGACCAGCACGACCGTTTGCCCGCTCAGACCGCTCATCGCACCACCGTAGGGCGGAGCCGTCCGGTTGACCACTGGTCACGCGCGGCCGGGCTCCCGTACCGGCGCCTCTGGACCCCGAAGTCCTTCGGCTGGGCTACGGCCTGAACTTCCACTGGCTCGTCCACCCGCTGCGCTGCTTCCGGCGCTGAGCCTCAGTCCCGGGCGGGCAACGGCAACGCGAGCCGGAAGCAGGCACCTTCCCCGAGAGCGGTCTCCAGTTCGACGTCACCGCCGTGCGCCCGGGCCAGGGACCGGGCGATCGGCAGGCCCAGGCCCGCGTTCGCGCCAC
This genomic window from Amycolatopsis mongoliensis contains:
- a CDS encoding IS1634 family transposase, which gives rise to MRERRSRQPMAYGGPSVEKMLGALPVVAEYCHRLDLAGIVDRACPIRADVAILTHGQVIEALVANRLTSPSPLYRVQDWARAWAVEEALDVDPAALGDDRIARALDAIAPELDRIVGSVGAQAIAAFGVDVSRLHWDMTSISLYGAYEQADDQFATPKFGHPKDRRPDLKQVQAGLAVTGDGGIPLWHRAYDGNAGEVAQVVGAMTALKDVAGPRSFLLVGDSKLISYGNLHAMITAGVEFIAPASKLYVGAAELAGLDIDEATTVDYTAERDAGKPADHAGAWRVREDTLTVPGKKKTDPALRLRRVFVHSSARAAAAVTARAKKLDRARDDLERLTRGLGSRHYPAEQAVTDRVTAIARDRRVKTYLRSETGTDPATGKPTLTWWFDQAALDTEAATDGWYALLTNLPATIDAASVLIRYKGQEGVERRYSAFKGPLAVAPMFLKTNRRIEALITVICLALLIFCLVERSVHRALAPDTTMTGLYPGQKAKPTGMLIFQALAGLRLIPATNGQPATIPQPGPVQARLLDLLAVDPTQPP
- a CDS encoding N,N-dimethylformamidase beta subunit family domain-containing protein, which translates into the protein MGFITGREELPISEAEVPEGYRRANEMPEATAAAVSAADPHQRWSRFVGGGDGILYGVQADGALYWFRHKGWSTAAFDWAGGGFGVQIGSGWQDFVTVLGDTDGVLYGVRGNGTVLYYQRIVTDLETGAGYWANGGTGVVVGTGFNAYPRIFGGPGGSIWCVDADGVLYRSRRINGTFETPQALGSGFNVARYLFADSGNVIYAVGGTGALTWFRYRDGEGWANDGSPIVIGDSDWFELIRRDLFTGVANGAIYLIRIDHSTEPGDDGDLIELRMTNSQTVDTDGGARWINNSTGKLVGQGFTIERSVGLQGYARRQSVPAGGRVSVALSTAFSSVTAQVVRVVPGGDTPTAVTGTTTVTGGIQALPSNYRSAGCGWAERYGVAIPAGWPSGVYSAQFTGPFNRVQHIPFVVRPAAPAHKIAVVLPTNTYHAYNGWGGHDQYSEGQPGVRRVISFLRPSYDWLIAPKGQYDNELWSDLELLRWLSGEQIGFDCYTDYDLHAGGWLSAYSAIVLGAHPEYFSMTMRTNLANYIAAGGSVIATGGNQIYERAEFNTDGTTLTFRAADGSRDLFLDHYDLPESQLLGVNFEYEGWMTFAPYRVLRDHPFLAGTGLSVGDEFGADGRNGAASAWEFDTLQGFDGEVPPSAVIAQGTNPTDRAGAAMVCRELPGGGFVFSTSSLTFNGAIRVDPAVQQLLRNVFARAVARPMPGA
- a CDS encoding TerC family protein produces the protein MTVPFWAWAAVLGVILLMLAVDLFAHRKAHVVGVREALTWSGVWVALGVAFGAVVWWVWGAELAGQYFAGYVIEKSLAVDNVFVFAIIFGYFAVPREHQHRILFYGVIGALVFRAVFIAAGSALLASFAWILYVFGAFLVLTGIRMALHRSGPVDYEQNVVLRVFRRLVPSTDVHHGKKFLVREAGRWVATPLLAVLVLIEVTDVVFAVDSIPAIFAVTQEPFLVFTSNAFAILGLRALYFLLADLMHRFVYLKLGLALVLVWVGVKMLLLEVWKIPTGLSLGVVGLILATAVVASLLRTRTTDVGPPLT
- a CDS encoding helix-turn-helix transcriptional regulator, producing the protein MATWTFLSNHAHVLLCLAEDPDHRLHDIAERVGITERGVQLILADLIADGYVERERVGRRNHYTIHPESRLRHPLEAHHRVAELVEALGPAPRHQTNC
- a CDS encoding SDR family NAD(P)-dependent oxidoreductase translates to MSGLSGQTVVLVGGSAGIGFATARLARSEGADVVLTGRDPGKLERAAEELGARDTAAFDASDAAAVASFFAALPGTIDHVLVTAGAPHYGPLLEMSAEDVRTALSDHIAAALEIARHAAPKMRPGGSLLLTGGTGGRRIGHGLGIVSAATAALPPFTAALALELAPVRVNLIAAGFVDTPLSAALLGDKLEERRAELRATLPIGRVVGPADVAALAVHLMTNTALTGAT